One segment of Kogia breviceps isolate mKogBre1 chromosome 14, mKogBre1 haplotype 1, whole genome shotgun sequence DNA contains the following:
- the WDR90 gene encoding WD repeat-containing protein 90 isoform X11, which yields MARVWQQPFLNVFRHFKVDEWKRSSKEGDVAVVTDKTLKCTVYRVRGPVSAGNYIQLPKTSTQSLGLTGRYLYVLFRPLAAKHFVIHLDLCTEDSQVIRVSFSNFFKEFKSTATWLQFPFICETGTPRKGVGSPGARWTCLQLDLHDILLVYLNRRYNHLKSIRLCASLLVRNLYTSDLCFDPAVTVAEARHAKLPITPIPREMAFPLSKGESWHDHYVHIRFPSDSSKTPSEAFQKSCSPSEAVLAGPVPRLLPHPAAFSKPVQDSLALMVQKHGPTASRQAPSVPRPLPEVSMSSEHSDVSSVGRPSGRSQEPLAWVEPTDKHVASDSLHVSVHQTTMEPTTPEDASPQESFLPDPVLRLKGVIGFGGHSTKWALWTRDGAAVVYPCHAVIVVLCVNTREQRLFLGHTDKVSTLALDGSGSLLASAQARPHSMLRLWDFQTGECLSLFQSPVHTVCSLSFSDSGEVLCGVGKDRHGRMTVVVWGTAQVGRGGEAVILTKVHSDVDIQAFEVAFFDETRMASCGRGSVRLWRLRGGGLRSCPVDLGEHHALEFTDLAFRQAQDSHTLYVCSRSGHILEIDHQHMSVRRARCLLPTQTPGGPLPQKQTFSSGPGIAISSLSVSQAKCAVGSEDGYLRLWALDFSSVLLEAEHEGPISSVRISPDGLRVLSTTSSGHLGFLDILSQEYSMLVRSHAAPVLALATECSRGQLATVSQDHTVRIWDLATLQQLYDFASLEEAPCAVAFHPTQPTFFCGFSSGAVRSFSLETTEILVEHRCHRGAITSLAASPNGSFLFSSCSRGSLAQYHSGVPRCRILRVAGPSKYTVTVMDTTSLDELLRVDISTLDLAGSRLDSAVAVCFGPAPPGHLLVSTSSNMVAVLDATSGRLVRELSCVPPAACSVLALSGDGRFLLTAAHRAIKVWDYSAQAGPGCQVYIGHSEPVRAVAFTPGQQQLLSVGDAIFLWDVLAPSEKSPPGSVQGSPGAPPTCEAGLGTRQLEDMVSGANGLPRQQVPMPSQVSPPWLDICARPPKDHDGAFSMSDESRGPEGLRQASGLPVLVQKEAGRAGDGARGVKGSPWDLGRPLHPRGWPNACSTGRARAQPPTRPDSYRHFTARYKASLLAKGLSFPAVGDERLHLKAVMGYNGNGRANLVWRPDTGFFAYTCGRLVVVEDLHSGVQQHWLGHTEEISTLALSHDAQVLASASGRSSTASRCQIRVWDVPGGSCRQLLSHHDTAVQALAFSPDDRLLVTLGDYGDRTLALWSTATYELVSSTCLPEPVHSVAFNPWDAGELACVGQGGVTLWLLQQRGGDVSLQVHQEPIPEEVGGCELTSLCYGTTPLLYCGSNAGQVCVWDVCASRCFLAWEADDGEIGVLLCSGARLVSGSNTRRLRLWAVGAVPELRRKGSGARSSSVIMEHELTLDGAVVSAVFHESMDMGVVGTTAGTLWYISWAEGTSTRLISGHRSKVNEVVFSPSESHCATCSDDGSVRVWSVASMELLIQFQVLSQSCLCLSWSPPSCERPEQQRVAAGYSDGTLRLFSIPRIAMELKMHPHLAALTAIAFSADGQTILSGDKDGLVAVSHPRTGMTFRVLSDHRGAPICTIQSTRREYGDFGAEGVDLWLAASGDQQVSVWASNWLQDCCELVDWLSFPAPALTEVPGCLPPSLTAFCPWDEALLVCAGLGVHHEVVFYSLRQKQVMEKIPLPFLAMSMSLSPGAHLMAIGFSERVLRLVDCASGAVQDFAGHDDSVHLCRFAPSARLLFTAAHNEILVWEVTGH from the exons ATGGCCCGAG TGTGGCAGCAGCCGTTCCTCAACGTCTTCAGACACTTCAAGGTGGACGAGTGGAAGCGGTCCTCTAAGGAGGGCGACGTGGCCGTCGTGACG GACAAGACCCTCAAGTGCACGGTGTACCGCGTGCGGGGCCCTGTCTCTGCTGGCAATTACATCCAGCTCCCCAAAACCAGCACCCAGTCCCTGGGGCTGACCGGACGCTACCTGTACGTGCTCTTTCGGCCCCTGGCCGCCAAGCATTTCGTCATTCACCTGGACCTGTGTACCGAG GACAGCCAGGTCATCCGAGTATCGTTCTCCAATTTCTTCAAGGAGTTCAAGTCCACAGCCACATGGCTTCAGTTTCCTTTCATCTGTGAGACTGGGACACCCAGGAAAG GTGTGGGCTCCCCAGGTGCCCGCTGGACCTGCCTGCAGCTTGACCTTCATGACATTCTCTTGGTCTACCTTAACCGACGCTACAATCACCTCAAGAGCATCAGACTGTGTGCTAGCCTGTTGGTCAGGAACCTCTACACCAGTGACCTGTGCTTCGATCCCG CTGTCACTGTCGCTGAAGCCCGGCATGCAAAACTGCCCATCACCCCCATACCTCGAGAAATGGCATTCCCGCTGTCAAAAGGGGAGAGCTGGCATGACCACTATGTCCACATCCG GTTTCCAAGCGACAGCTCAAAGACACCCTCCGAGGCCTTTCAGAAGAGCTGTTCCCCTTCTGAGGCAG TCTTAGCGGGGCCTGTGCCGCGGCTTCTCCCTCACCCAGCGGCCTTCAGCAAGCCTGTTCAGGACAGCCTGGCCCTCATGGTCCAGAAGCATGGTCCCACAGCC TCCCGCCAGGCCCCCTCTGTGCCCAGGCCCCTTCCAGAAGTCAGCATGTCCTCTGAGCACTCCGATGTCTCTAGTGTGGGTCGCCCCAGTGGCCGTAGCCAGGAGCCCTTGGCCTGGGTGGAGCCCACTGACAAGCACGTGGCCAGTGACAGCCTTCACGTGTCTGTGCATCAGACGACTATGGAGCCCACGACCCCAGAGGATGCGTCCCCACAAGAG AGCTTCCTCCCGGATCCGGTCCTGAGGCTCAAGGGGGTCATCGGCTTTGGGGGTCACAGCACCAAATGG GCCCTGTGGACCCGGGATGGGGCCGCCGTTGTGTACCCTTGCCATGCGGTCATCGTCGTCCTGTGTGTCAACACCCGGGAGCAGCGTCTCTTCCTTGGCCACACAGACAAG GTCTCTACCCTGGCATTGGACGGGAGTGGTTCCCTGCTGGCCTCAGCCCAGGCACGGCCCCACAGCATGCTGCGTCTGTGGGACTTCCAGACCGGGGAGTGCCTGTCCCTGTTCCAGAGCCCAGTCCACACCGTCTGCTCCCTCAG CTTCTCTGACAGCGGGGAGGTGCTCTGTGGTGTCGGCAAGGACCGCCACGGGCGGATG ACGGTGGTGGTGTGGGGCACGGCCCAGGTGGGGCGAGGCGGAGAGGCCGTCATCCTCACCAAGGTGCACAGCGACGTTGACATCCAGGCATTCGAGGTGGCCTTTTTCGATGAAACCAG GATGGCATCGTGCGGGCGGGGCAGCGTGCGGCTGTGGCGGCTGCGAGGTGGGGGACTGCGCTCCTGCCCCGTGGACCTGGGGGAGCACCACGCGCTGGAGTTCACTGACCTGGCCTTCAGGCAGGCCCAGGACAGCCACACACT CTACGTCTGCAGCCGCAGCGGCCACATCCTGGAGATTGACCACCAGCACATGTCTGTGCGGCGCGCTCGCTGCCTCCTGCCCACGCAGACCCCCGGTGGCCCCCTCCCACAGAAGCAGACCTTCAGTTCAG gccctggcattGCCATCAGCAGCCTCAGCGTCTCCCAGGCCAAGTGTGCCGTGGGCTCCGAGGACGGCTACCTGCGCCTCTGGGCCCTGGACTTCTCCTCTGTGCTCTTGGAGGCAG AGCATGAGGGCCCCATCAGCTCCGTCCGCATCAGCCCTGACGGCCTGCGTGTGCTGTCCACCACCTCCTCGGGCCACCTGGGTTTCCTGGACATCCTGTCCCAGGAGTACAGCATGCTGGTGCGCTCCCACGCCGCCCCGGTGCTGGCCCTTGCCACTGAGTGCAGCCGGGGACAGCTGGCCACTGTGTCCCAGGACCACACTGTCCGCATCTGGGACCTAGCGACCCTGCAGCAG CTGTACGACTTCGCGTCTCTGGAGGAGGCCCCGTGTGCTGTTGCCTTCCACCCTACCCAGCCTACCTTCTTCTGTGGCTTCAGCAGCGGGGCTGTCCGCTCCTTCAGCCTGGAGACCACTGAGATCCTAGTGGAGCACAG GTGTCACCGCGGAGCCATCACCAGCCTGGCCGCCAGCCCCAACGGCAGCTTCCTGTTCAGCTCCTGCTCTCGGGGCTCCCTGGCCCAGTACCATAGCGGCGTGCCCCGGTGCCGCATCCTTCGTGTGGCAG GTCCCTCCAAGTACACGGTGACCGTCATGGACACAACCTCACTGGATGAG CTGCTGAGGGTTGACATCAGCACTCTGGACCTGGCTGGCAGCCGCCTGGACTCGGCTGTGGCCGTCTGCTTTGGCCCTGCACCCCCTGGCCATTTGCTGGTGTCCACGTCCTCTAACATGGTTGCAGTGCTAGATGCCACGTCGGGCCGCTTGGTCCGGGAG CTGTCCTGTGTCCCCCCTGCGGCCTGCTCTGTCCTAGCTCTTAGCGGGGATGGCCGTTTTCTGCTCACAGCCGCCCACCGGGCCATCAAGGTGTGGGACTACTCAGCACAGGCCGGCCCTGGCTGCCAG GTGTACATCGGCCACTCAGAGCCTGTGCGGGCCGTGGCTTTCACCCCTGGCCAGCAGCAGCTCCTTAGTGTGGGAGACGCCATCTTTCTCTGGGACGTTCTGGCCCCCTCTGAGAAGTCCCCTCCGGGAAG TGTCCAAGGCTCTCCCGGGGCCCCCCCAACCTGCGAAGCTG GCTTGGGTACAAGACAGCTGGAGGACATGGTGTCCGGGGCCAATGGTCTTCCCCGGCAGCAGGTGCCCATGCCATCCCAGGTGTCCCCACCCTGGCTGGACATCTGTGCCAGGCCCCCCAAGGACCATGATG GCGCTTTCTCCATGTCAGATGAGAGCCGTGGCCCTGAGGGTCTCCGCCAGGCCTCAGGCCTACCTGTGCTGGTGCAGAAGGAGGCTGGCAGGGCCGGTGATGGGGCCAGGGGGGTCAAGGGGAGCCCCTGGGACCTTGGCAGGCCTCTCCACCCCCGTGGTTGGCCCA ATGCCTGCAGCACTGGAAGAGCCAGGGCCCAGCCCCCAACTCGCCCAGACTCCTATCGGCATTTCACAGCTCGCTACAAGGCCTCCCTGCTGGCCAAG GGCCTCTCCTTCCCTGCTGTCGGCGATGAGCGGCTGCACCTGAAGGCCGTCATGGGTTACAACGGGAATGGGCGCGCCAACCTGGTCTGGAGGCCGGACACAG GCTTCTTCGCCTACACATGTGGTCgcctggtggtggtggaggacCTGCACTCTGGTGTCCAGCAGCACTGGCTTGGCCACACTGAGGAGATCTCCACGCTGGCCCTCAGCCACGATGCCCAG GTGCTGGCATCTGCCTCAGGCCGAAGCAGCACTGCCTCCCGCTGCCAGATCCGTGTCTGGGACGTGCCGGGGGGCTCCTGTCGGCAGCTCCTTTCTCACCACGACACAGCTGTCCAGGCCCTGGCTTTCTCACCAGACGACAGGCTCCTCGTCACACTGG GGGACTATGGCGACCGCACCCTGGCCCTGTGGAGCACGGCCACCTACGAGCTTGTGTCCTCCACGTGCCTCCCAGAGCCAGTACACAGCGTGGCCTTCAACCCCTGGGACGCCGGCGAGCTCGCCTGCGTGGGCCAGGGTGGTGTCACCCTGTGGCTCCTGCAGCAGCGTGGGGGTGACGTCAGCCTCCAG GTCCACCAAGAGCCCATCCctgaggaggtgggggggtgCGAGCTGACCTCTCTCTGCTACGGGACCACACCCCTGCTCTACTGCGGCTCCAATGCTGGCCAGGTGTGTGTTTGGGACGTGTGTGCCAGCCGCTGCTTCCTGGCCTGGGAGGCGGACGACGGTGAGATCG GAGTGCTGCTGTGCTCGGGCGCGCGTCTGGTCAGTGGCAGCAACACCAGGCGGCTGCGCCTATGGGCCGTGGGGGCCGTGCCGGAGCTGAGGCGCAAGGGCTCCGGGGCCAG GTCTAGCTCTGTGATTATGGAGCATGAGCTGACCCTTGACGGGGCCGTCGTGAGTGCGGTCTTCCACGAAAGCATGGACATGGGTGTGGTGGGCACCACGGCAGGCACGCTCTGGTACATCAGCTGGGCTGAGGGCACCAGCACCCGCCTCATCAGCGGCCACCGGAGCAAG GTGAACGAGGTGGTCTTCAGCCCCAGCGAGTCCCACTGTGCCACGTGCAGTGACGATGGGAGCGTGAGGGTGTGGAGCGTGGCCAGCATGGAGCTGCTGATCCAGTTCCAGGTGCTCAGCCAG AGCTGCCTCTGCCTGTCTTGGAGCCCCCCATCCTGTGAACGCCCAGAACAGCAGCGGGTGGCAGCAGGCTACAGTGATGGCACGCTGCGGCTCTTCAGCATCCCCCGCATAGCGATGGAGCTCAAGATGCATCCCCACTTGGCTGCACTGACGGCCATCGCCTTCTCTGCTGACG GTCAGACCATCCTCTCCGGAGACAAGGATGGGCTCGTGGCTGTGAGTCACCCTCGCACGGGGATGACCTTCCGTGTGCTGAGTGACCATCGGGGAGCCCCGATCTGCACCATCCAGAGCACGAGAAGAGAG TATGGAGACTTCGGGGCAGAGGGTGTGGACCTGTGGCTGGCTGCTAGCGGGGACCAGCAGGTCAGCGTTTGGGCCTCCAACTGGCTGCAGGACTGCTGTGAGCTCGTGGACTGGCTGAGCTTCCCAGCGCCCGCCCTCACGGAG GTTCCCGGCTGCCTTCCGCCCTCCCTCACCGCCTTCTGCCCCTGGGATGAGGCGCTGCTGGTGTGTGCGGGCCTTGGTGTGCACCATGAGGTGGTCTTCTACAGCCTCCGCCAGAAGCAG GTGATGGAGAAGATCCCACTGCCTTTCTTGGCTATGTCCATGAGCCTGTCCCCTGGGGCCCACCTTATGGCCATTGGCTTCtctg AGCGTGTGCTGAGGCTGGTGGACTGTGCGTCGGGGGCTGTGCAGGACTTTGCTGGCCATGATGACTCGGTGCACCTGTGCAGGTTTGCCCCGTCTGCTCGGCTGCTCTTCACGGCAGCCCACAATGAGATACTGGTGTGGGAAGTCACAGGCCACTGA
- the WDR90 gene encoding WD repeat-containing protein 90 isoform X1, with translation MARVWQQPFLNVFRHFKVDEWKRSSKEGDVAVVTDKTLKCTVYRVRGPVSAGNYIQLPKTSTQSLGLTGRYLYVLFRPLAAKHFVIHLDLCTEDSQVIRVSFSNFFKEFKSTATWLQFPFICETGTPRKGVGSPGARWTCLQLDLHDILLVYLNRRYNHLKSIRLCASLLVRNLYTSDLCFDPARHAKLPITPIPREMAFPLSKGESWHDHYVHIRFPSDSSKTPSEAFQKSCSPSEAVLAGPVPRLLPHPAAFSKPVQDSLALMVQKHGPTASRQAPSVPRPLPEVSMSSEHSDVSSVGRPSGRSQEPLAWVEPTDKHVASDSLHVSVHQTTMEPTTPEDASPQESLGRKQNQQEVALGNNRFQQRSFLPDPVLRLKGVIGFGGHSTKWALWTRDGAAVVYPCHAVIVVLCVNTREQRLFLGHTDKVSTLALDGSGSLLASAQARPHSMLRLWDFQTGECLSLFQSPVHTVCSLSFSDSGEVLCGVGKDRHGRMTVVVWGTAQVGRGGEAVILTKVHSDVDIQAFEVAFFDETRMASCGRGSVRLWRLRGGGLRSCPVDLGEHHALEFTDLAFRQAQDSHTLYVCSRSGHILEIDHQHMSVRRARCLLPTQTPGGPLPQKQTFSSGPGIAISSLSVSQAKCAVGSEDGYLRLWALDFSSVLLEAEHEGPISSVRISPDGLRVLSTTSSGHLGFLDILSQEYSMLVRSHAAPVLALATECSRGQLATVSQDHTVRIWDLATLQQLYDFASLEEAPCAVAFHPTQPTFFCGFSSGAVRSFSLETTEILVEHRCHRGAITSLAASPNGSFLFSSCSRGSLAQYHSGVPRCRILRVAANVVCQEACPSPSALVVSGDSRLLAFVGPSKYTVTVMDTTSLDELLRVDISTLDLAGSRLDSAVAVCFGPAPPGHLLVSTSSNMVAVLDATSGRLVREPPTGPSRCGTTQHRPALAARCTSATQSLCGPWLSPLASSSSLVWETPSFSGTFWPPLRSPLREVSKALPGPPQPAKLAWVQDSWRTWCPGPMVFPGSRCPCHPRCPHPGWTSVPGPPRTMMVRAGVLGGPGGDVRLAPILTCFAAPGLGEGQGHGCALFPRLTVSPPSSGAFSMSDESRGPEGLRQASGLPVLVQKEAGRAGDGARGVKGSPWDLGRPLHPRGWPSGLRTDPDAPGRQGMVTYRANGEPKAPVGPDACSTGRARAQPPTRPDSYRHFTARYKASLLAKGLSFPAVGDERLHLKAVMGYNGNGRANLVWRPDTGFFAYTCGRLVVVEDLHSGVQQHWLGHTEEISTLALSHDAQVLASASGRSSTASRCQIRVWDVPGGSCRQLLSHHDTAVQALAFSPDDRLLVTLGDYGDRTLALWSTATYELVSSTCLPEPVHSVAFNPWDAGELACVGQGGVTLWLLQQRGGDVSLQVHQEPIPEEVGGCELTSLCYGTTPLLYCGSNAGQVCVWDVCASRCFLAWEADDGEIGVLLCSGARLVSGSNTRRLRLWAVGAVPELRRKGSGARSSSVIMEHELTLDGAVVSAVFHESMDMGVVGTTAGTLWYISWAEGTSTRLISGHRSKVNEVVFSPSESHCATCSDDGSVRVWSVASMELLIQFQVLSQSCLCLSWSPPSCERPEQQRVAAGYSDGTLRLFSIPRIAMELKMHPHLAALTAIAFSADGQTILSGDKDGLVAVSHPRTGMTFRVLSDHRGAPICTIQSTRREYGDFGAEGVDLWLAASGDQQVSVWASNWLQDCCELVDWLSFPAPALTEVPGCLPPSLTAFCPWDEALLVCAGLGVHHEVVFYSLRQKQVMEKIPLPFLAMSMSLSPGAHLMAIGFSERVLRLVDCASGAVQDFAGHDDSVHLCRFAPSARLLFTAAHNEILVWEVTGH, from the exons ATGGCCCGAG TGTGGCAGCAGCCGTTCCTCAACGTCTTCAGACACTTCAAGGTGGACGAGTGGAAGCGGTCCTCTAAGGAGGGCGACGTGGCCGTCGTGACG GACAAGACCCTCAAGTGCACGGTGTACCGCGTGCGGGGCCCTGTCTCTGCTGGCAATTACATCCAGCTCCCCAAAACCAGCACCCAGTCCCTGGGGCTGACCGGACGCTACCTGTACGTGCTCTTTCGGCCCCTGGCCGCCAAGCATTTCGTCATTCACCTGGACCTGTGTACCGAG GACAGCCAGGTCATCCGAGTATCGTTCTCCAATTTCTTCAAGGAGTTCAAGTCCACAGCCACATGGCTTCAGTTTCCTTTCATCTGTGAGACTGGGACACCCAGGAAAG GTGTGGGCTCCCCAGGTGCCCGCTGGACCTGCCTGCAGCTTGACCTTCATGACATTCTCTTGGTCTACCTTAACCGACGCTACAATCACCTCAAGAGCATCAGACTGTGTGCTAGCCTGTTGGTCAGGAACCTCTACACCAGTGACCTGTGCTTCGATCCCG CCCGGCATGCAAAACTGCCCATCACCCCCATACCTCGAGAAATGGCATTCCCGCTGTCAAAAGGGGAGAGCTGGCATGACCACTATGTCCACATCCG GTTTCCAAGCGACAGCTCAAAGACACCCTCCGAGGCCTTTCAGAAGAGCTGTTCCCCTTCTGAGGCAG TCTTAGCGGGGCCTGTGCCGCGGCTTCTCCCTCACCCAGCGGCCTTCAGCAAGCCTGTTCAGGACAGCCTGGCCCTCATGGTCCAGAAGCATGGTCCCACAGCC TCCCGCCAGGCCCCCTCTGTGCCCAGGCCCCTTCCAGAAGTCAGCATGTCCTCTGAGCACTCCGATGTCTCTAGTGTGGGTCGCCCCAGTGGCCGTAGCCAGGAGCCCTTGGCCTGGGTGGAGCCCACTGACAAGCACGTGGCCAGTGACAGCCTTCACGTGTCTGTGCATCAGACGACTATGGAGCCCACGACCCCAGAGGATGCGTCCCCACAAGAG TCTCTTGGCAGAAAGCAGAACCAACAGGAGGTGGCTTTGGGCAACAATCGTTTTCAACAAAGA AGCTTCCTCCCGGATCCGGTCCTGAGGCTCAAGGGGGTCATCGGCTTTGGGGGTCACAGCACCAAATGG GCCCTGTGGACCCGGGATGGGGCCGCCGTTGTGTACCCTTGCCATGCGGTCATCGTCGTCCTGTGTGTCAACACCCGGGAGCAGCGTCTCTTCCTTGGCCACACAGACAAG GTCTCTACCCTGGCATTGGACGGGAGTGGTTCCCTGCTGGCCTCAGCCCAGGCACGGCCCCACAGCATGCTGCGTCTGTGGGACTTCCAGACCGGGGAGTGCCTGTCCCTGTTCCAGAGCCCAGTCCACACCGTCTGCTCCCTCAG CTTCTCTGACAGCGGGGAGGTGCTCTGTGGTGTCGGCAAGGACCGCCACGGGCGGATG ACGGTGGTGGTGTGGGGCACGGCCCAGGTGGGGCGAGGCGGAGAGGCCGTCATCCTCACCAAGGTGCACAGCGACGTTGACATCCAGGCATTCGAGGTGGCCTTTTTCGATGAAACCAG GATGGCATCGTGCGGGCGGGGCAGCGTGCGGCTGTGGCGGCTGCGAGGTGGGGGACTGCGCTCCTGCCCCGTGGACCTGGGGGAGCACCACGCGCTGGAGTTCACTGACCTGGCCTTCAGGCAGGCCCAGGACAGCCACACACT CTACGTCTGCAGCCGCAGCGGCCACATCCTGGAGATTGACCACCAGCACATGTCTGTGCGGCGCGCTCGCTGCCTCCTGCCCACGCAGACCCCCGGTGGCCCCCTCCCACAGAAGCAGACCTTCAGTTCAG gccctggcattGCCATCAGCAGCCTCAGCGTCTCCCAGGCCAAGTGTGCCGTGGGCTCCGAGGACGGCTACCTGCGCCTCTGGGCCCTGGACTTCTCCTCTGTGCTCTTGGAGGCAG AGCATGAGGGCCCCATCAGCTCCGTCCGCATCAGCCCTGACGGCCTGCGTGTGCTGTCCACCACCTCCTCGGGCCACCTGGGTTTCCTGGACATCCTGTCCCAGGAGTACAGCATGCTGGTGCGCTCCCACGCCGCCCCGGTGCTGGCCCTTGCCACTGAGTGCAGCCGGGGACAGCTGGCCACTGTGTCCCAGGACCACACTGTCCGCATCTGGGACCTAGCGACCCTGCAGCAG CTGTACGACTTCGCGTCTCTGGAGGAGGCCCCGTGTGCTGTTGCCTTCCACCCTACCCAGCCTACCTTCTTCTGTGGCTTCAGCAGCGGGGCTGTCCGCTCCTTCAGCCTGGAGACCACTGAGATCCTAGTGGAGCACAG GTGTCACCGCGGAGCCATCACCAGCCTGGCCGCCAGCCCCAACGGCAGCTTCCTGTTCAGCTCCTGCTCTCGGGGCTCCCTGGCCCAGTACCATAGCGGCGTGCCCCGGTGCCGCATCCTTCGTGTGGCAG CTAACGTGGTGTGCCAGGAGGCCTGCCCGAGCCCCAGTGCCCTGGTGGTCAGTGGGGACAGCCGCCTGCTGGCCTTTGTAGGTCCCTCCAAGTACACGGTGACCGTCATGGACACAACCTCACTGGATGAG CTGCTGAGGGTTGACATCAGCACTCTGGACCTGGCTGGCAGCCGCCTGGACTCGGCTGTGGCCGTCTGCTTTGGCCCTGCACCCCCTGGCCATTTGCTGGTGTCCACGTCCTCTAACATGGTTGCAGTGCTAGATGCCACGTCGGGCCGCTTGGTCCGGGAG CCGCCCACCGGGCCATCAAGGTGTGGGACTACTCAGCACAGGCCGGCCCTGGCTGCCAG GTGTACATCGGCCACTCAGAGCCTGTGCGGGCCGTGGCTTTCACCCCTGGCCAGCAGCAGCTCCTTAGTGTGGGAGACGCCATCTTTCTCTGGGACGTTCTGGCCCCCTCTGAGAAGTCCCCTCCGGGAAG TGTCCAAGGCTCTCCCGGGGCCCCCCCAACCTGCGAAGCTG GCTTGGGTACAAGACAGCTGGAGGACATGGTGTCCGGGGCCAATGGTCTTCCCCGGCAGCAGGTGCCCATGCCATCCCAGGTGTCCCCACCCTGGCTGGACATCTGTGCCAGGCCCCCCAAGGACCATGATGGTGAGGGCAGGGGTCCTGGGAGGGCCTGGAGGGGATGTGCGTCTGGCTCCCATCCTGACATGCTTTGCTGCTcctggcctgggggaggggcaagggcaTGGGTGTGCTCTGTTCCCTCGTCTCACtgtctccccaccctcctcagGCGCTTTCTCCATGTCAGATGAGAGCCGTGGCCCTGAGGGTCTCCGCCAGGCCTCAGGCCTACCTGTGCTGGTGCAGAAGGAGGCTGGCAGGGCCGGTGATGGGGCCAGGGGGGTCAAGGGGAGCCCCTGGGACCTTGGCAGGCCTCTCCACCCCCGTGGTTGGCCCA GTGGCCTAAGGACAGACCCGGATGCCCCTGGCAGACAAGGGATGGTCACCTACAGGGCAAATGGAGAGCCCAAGGCTCCTGTTGGGCCAG ATGCCTGCAGCACTGGAAGAGCCAGGGCCCAGCCCCCAACTCGCCCAGACTCCTATCGGCATTTCACAGCTCGCTACAAGGCCTCCCTGCTGGCCAAG GGCCTCTCCTTCCCTGCTGTCGGCGATGAGCGGCTGCACCTGAAGGCCGTCATGGGTTACAACGGGAATGGGCGCGCCAACCTGGTCTGGAGGCCGGACACAG GCTTCTTCGCCTACACATGTGGTCgcctggtggtggtggaggacCTGCACTCTGGTGTCCAGCAGCACTGGCTTGGCCACACTGAGGAGATCTCCACGCTGGCCCTCAGCCACGATGCCCAG GTGCTGGCATCTGCCTCAGGCCGAAGCAGCACTGCCTCCCGCTGCCAGATCCGTGTCTGGGACGTGCCGGGGGGCTCCTGTCGGCAGCTCCTTTCTCACCACGACACAGCTGTCCAGGCCCTGGCTTTCTCACCAGACGACAGGCTCCTCGTCACACTGG GGGACTATGGCGACCGCACCCTGGCCCTGTGGAGCACGGCCACCTACGAGCTTGTGTCCTCCACGTGCCTCCCAGAGCCAGTACACAGCGTGGCCTTCAACCCCTGGGACGCCGGCGAGCTCGCCTGCGTGGGCCAGGGTGGTGTCACCCTGTGGCTCCTGCAGCAGCGTGGGGGTGACGTCAGCCTCCAG GTCCACCAAGAGCCCATCCctgaggaggtgggggggtgCGAGCTGACCTCTCTCTGCTACGGGACCACACCCCTGCTCTACTGCGGCTCCAATGCTGGCCAGGTGTGTGTTTGGGACGTGTGTGCCAGCCGCTGCTTCCTGGCCTGGGAGGCGGACGACGGTGAGATCG GAGTGCTGCTGTGCTCGGGCGCGCGTCTGGTCAGTGGCAGCAACACCAGGCGGCTGCGCCTATGGGCCGTGGGGGCCGTGCCGGAGCTGAGGCGCAAGGGCTCCGGGGCCAG GTCTAGCTCTGTGATTATGGAGCATGAGCTGACCCTTGACGGGGCCGTCGTGAGTGCGGTCTTCCACGAAAGCATGGACATGGGTGTGGTGGGCACCACGGCAGGCACGCTCTGGTACATCAGCTGGGCTGAGGGCACCAGCACCCGCCTCATCAGCGGCCACCGGAGCAAG GTGAACGAGGTGGTCTTCAGCCCCAGCGAGTCCCACTGTGCCACGTGCAGTGACGATGGGAGCGTGAGGGTGTGGAGCGTGGCCAGCATGGAGCTGCTGATCCAGTTCCAGGTGCTCAGCCAG AGCTGCCTCTGCCTGTCTTGGAGCCCCCCATCCTGTGAACGCCCAGAACAGCAGCGGGTGGCAGCAGGCTACAGTGATGGCACGCTGCGGCTCTTCAGCATCCCCCGCATAGCGATGGAGCTCAAGATGCATCCCCACTTGGCTGCACTGACGGCCATCGCCTTCTCTGCTGACG GTCAGACCATCCTCTCCGGAGACAAGGATGGGCTCGTGGCTGTGAGTCACCCTCGCACGGGGATGACCTTCCGTGTGCTGAGTGACCATCGGGGAGCCCCGATCTGCACCATCCAGAGCACGAGAAGAGAG TATGGAGACTTCGGGGCAGAGGGTGTGGACCTGTGGCTGGCTGCTAGCGGGGACCAGCAGGTCAGCGTTTGGGCCTCCAACTGGCTGCAGGACTGCTGTGAGCTCGTGGACTGGCTGAGCTTCCCAGCGCCCGCCCTCACGGAG GTTCCCGGCTGCCTTCCGCCCTCCCTCACCGCCTTCTGCCCCTGGGATGAGGCGCTGCTGGTGTGTGCGGGCCTTGGTGTGCACCATGAGGTGGTCTTCTACAGCCTCCGCCAGAAGCAG GTGATGGAGAAGATCCCACTGCCTTTCTTGGCTATGTCCATGAGCCTGTCCCCTGGGGCCCACCTTATGGCCATTGGCTTCtctg AGCGTGTGCTGAGGCTGGTGGACTGTGCGTCGGGGGCTGTGCAGGACTTTGCTGGCCATGATGACTCGGTGCACCTGTGCAGGTTTGCCCCGTCTGCTCGGCTGCTCTTCACGGCAGCCCACAATGAGATACTGGTGTGGGAAGTCACAGGCCACTGA